Proteins co-encoded in one Brassica rapa cultivar Chiifu-401-42 chromosome A02, CAAS_Brap_v3.01, whole genome shotgun sequence genomic window:
- the LOC103851320 gene encoding tRNA dimethylallyltransferase 9, translating into MVIIHSGVALTRTCSSRLQPPCLVLRRRFSGAATTCSVSLNGKRNSEKEKVIVISGPTGAGKSKLALELAKRLNGEIISADSVQVYKGLDVGSAKPSATDRKEVPHHLIDILHPSQDYSVGQFFEDGRQATKDILSRGRVPIVTGGTGLYLRWFIYGKPDVPKPSPEIVSEVHDMLIDFQNEYNWDGAVEFVVNAGDQKASSLPRNDWYRLRRSLEILKSTGSPPSSFRVPYDSFRENLNSHDANNDFDENGSSADISIQNIETDLDYDFLCFFLSSPRVDLYRSIDFRCEDMLSGANGVLTEARWLLDLGLLPNTSSATRAIGYRQAMEYLSKCRRQRGVSSPGEFYGFLNKFQQASRNFAKRQMTWFRCEPMYHWLNASRPLDTILEFIYDAYEKEGETLLVVPDSLRMNKDLRNSREANALKGYRPRNRHFVGREDCSSVLEWISSEGCKSKVSCVEGTTT; encoded by the exons ATGGTGATTATTCACAGTGGCGTAGCTTTAACCCGTACGTGTTCCTCGAGACTGCAACCACCGTGCCTTGTATTGCGCCGGAGATTCTCCGGAGCCGCCACGACTTGCTCTGTTTCTCTGAACGGGAAGAGAAACTCAGAAAAGGAGAAGGTGATTGTGATATCTGGTCCCACCGGCGCCGGTAAAAGCAAACTCGCCCTGGAGCTAGCTAAGCGTCTCAACGGCGAAATCATCAGTGCTGACTCCGTTCAG GTGTACAAAGGCCTTGATGTTGGATCAGCCAAGCCATCAGCAACCGATAGAAAG GAGGTGCCTCATCATCTGATCGACATTTTGCATCCATCTCAAG actACTCTGTGGGGCAATTCTTCGAAGATGGGCGTCAAGCTACTAAAGACATTCTTAGTAGAGGGCGTGTTCCCATAGTTACAGGTGGCACTGGATTGTACCTGAGATG GTTTATATATGGGAAGCCAGATGTTCCTAAACCTTCTCCAGAGATCGTCTCTGAGGTCCACGATATGCTAATTGattttcaaaacgagtataacTGGGATGGAGCTGTTGAGTTTGTGGTCAACGCTGGTGATCAAAAAGCCTCTTCTTTACCTCGTAATGATTGGTACAGACTACGGCGTAGCCTTGAGATACTCAAG TCAACTGGATCTCCTCCGTCTTCTTTTCGCGTTCCATACGATTCCTTTCGAGAAAATTTGAATTCTCATGATGCCAACAACGACTTTGATGAGAATGGTTCATCTGCTGATATCTCTATCCAAAACATAGAGACAGATTTGGACTATGACTTCCTTTGTTTTTTCCTGTCAAGCCCACGTGTTGATCTATACAGGTCTATTGATTTCAGATGTGAAGACATGCTTTCAG GTGCCAATGGAGTGTTGACAGAAGCTAGATGGCTTCTTGATCTTGGTCTTCTTCCAAACACAAGTTCCGCAACTCGTGCCATTGGTTACAGACAG GCAATGGAATATCTATCAAAATGCCGTAGACAAAGAGGTGTAAGCTCCCCTGGAGAATTCTATGggtttttaaacaaatttcaGCAAGCATCCAG GAACTTTGCAAAAAGGCAAATGACATGGTTCAGGTGTGAGCCTATGTACCACTGGCTCAATGCTTCTAGAcctctg GATACAATACTTGAGTTCATTTATGATGCATATGAGAAGGAAGGAGAGACGCTGCTGGTGGTGCCAGACTCTCTCAGGATGAACAAAGACTTGAGAAACTCTCGAGAAGCTAATGCACTAAAGGGTTACCGTCCCAGAAACAG GCATTTCGTAGGACGAGAGGATTGTTCATCGGTGTTGGAGTGGATCAGTAGTGAAGGGTGTAAGAGTAAAGTTTCATGCGTGGAAGGAACAACAACGTAA
- the LOC103851321 gene encoding uncharacterized protein LOC103851321: MQRLQISSRPSEEFLINLLPDSSSPDDLSVYDVAKKDLMLHNNSYKSVNGERAIHIIPLVLFLCAFVLWAFSSAPTTSTNNMQT; this comes from the coding sequence ATGCAGAGGTTACAGATTAGTTCTCGGCCATCCGAAGAGTTTCTGATTAACCTCTTGCCGGATTCTTCAAGCCCCGACGATCTCTCGGTCTATGACGTCGCCAAGAAGGACCTGATGCTCCACAACAATAGTTACAAGTCTGTCAATGGAGAGAGAGCTATTCACATAATCCCTCTTGTTCTCTTTTTATGTGCTTTTGTTCTTTGGGCTTTTTCAAGTGCTCCTACTACTAGCACTAATAACATGCAAACATAA